From the genome of Brassica oleracea var. oleracea cultivar TO1000 chromosome C4, BOL, whole genome shotgun sequence:
NNNNNNNNNNNNNNNNNNNNNNNNNNNNNNNNNNNNNNNNNNNNNNNNNNNNNNNNNNNNNNNNNNNNNNNNNNNNNNNNNNNNNNNNNNNNNNNNNNNNNNNNNNNNNNNNNNNNNNNNNNNNNNNNNNNNNNNNNNNNNNNNNNNNNNNNNNNNNNNNNNNNNNNNNNNNNNNNNNNNNNNNNNNNNNNNNNNNNNNNNNNNNNNNNNNNNNNNNNNNNNNNNNNNNNNNNNNNNNNNNNNNNNNNNNNNNNNNNNNNNNNNNNNNNNNNNNNNNNNNNNNNNNNNNNNNNNNNNNNNNNNNNNNNNNNNNNNNNNNNNNNNNNNNNNNNNNNNNNNNNNNNNNNNNNNNNNNNNNNNNNNNNNNNNNNNNNNNNNNNNNNNNNNNNNNNNNNNNNNNNNNNNNNNNNNNNNNNNNNNNNNNNNNNNNNNNNNNNNNNNNNNNNNNNNNNNNNNNTCCCTCGGAATATACCGAGGGAACAGTTCCTCGGAATAAACCGAGGAAAAAGTCCGTCGGTATACTCCTATCGATCGATGTATATATGTCCAAACACGCATCGATCGATGAACTTCCGAGGAATTATCCCGACGAAGTTCTACCTCGGTATATTCCGAGGACTTTTCCGACAAACAAGGGATCCTCGGAAATTTATTTCCTCGGAATTCCGTCGGAAAATTCCGAGGGATTTCAGAGGAAAAAAGAAATTCCGAGGAATTATTTCCGACGACGTGTTTCGTCGGAATTTCGTCGGAATAACGATATTCCGACGAAATTCCGACGATTTTTTTCCACAGAATCCTTGATGTTTTCTTGTAGTGTACATTTACCGTTGCAGTATTTGAAATCAACAGCGTGGAAGGTGGGTAAGAAGAAGAGTGATGCGACGAGAAGAAGCATATGCTGGAAGGAAAATATCGCCATGAAATATGAAATGAATGTCATCGTCATTGTTCTTCTTTCGTTTATAATAATTTATTCTCACGCTATACGCGATTATCTTAAAATTTGTTTGAGCTGCGTTGGCTTCGACCAATTTTAAATATGCATTGACTTCAGCCAAGTGGTTCGTGCATTTTCATAAATAAAACCTAAATAGTTTGGACTGCATAATCTAATTTTTTGAATCATTCACGTTTTCCTTAATTTATAGTTATGTTTATAAATATATATTGAATTTGTGTTTTTCCAAACAACATTTTTCAAAGATATGGTTTGATGTTTGGTATTTTGGTGTTTCATTATATATTATAATACATTTACTAGATTTTGACATGCGCTTAGCGCATAATTTATTTCCTAAAAAAATTATAAGAAACAAAATTTGATAATTATAAAATTATGTGTTTAAAGTTTGTAACTTATAATATATTTATTGTTGTGTTGATGTGACCCGTATCTATATGATATAATCGCTCAATCAAGTGATCCGTATATAAATCACCACTATTTAAGAATCCGATAAATTTTGGGTTAAATTCAAAATCCGTTTATAACCTATCACCTGACACTGATTGACTCGTGAAAACTAAGATATATCCAATAATATATAAAAAGTATTAAATTAAATAAACTATTTAATTTATAATTTTTATTTTAAAATTTTATTACTATAAATCATTAAAAATACAGAAGACCAAAATATATTGATAGGTTTTCATTATTGATAATTTATTATAGATTTATCTTTTTAATTTTAATGGAAAGGATGGCACCAAGAAACAATAAAAATTTTGTTTATTGAGACGAATCATTACTATTTTGGTCATTAGATTTATGAGACACAAATAGAGAAGATAATATGTCGGTATAATATATTTATATGAATTAGTATAATAGAGTTATGTATGTATAAAAATTTGGTATAACAAAAATATAATATAGATGGTAAAAGTGATGTATGTATAGTTAGAGAGCATTAAATTGTTAGTATAATTAGAGAAATAATAGAAAATATAAGGTAGAACCAAAAATTTAATTGGTTAATGAATAGGTCCAACAATCTTTTGTAAGTAGATTTTGTAGGACTTCTTCCATTTTAATAGTATTGATGATTCTGTGTACGTATACATCTTAAGTTTGATATAACAAGATAGTCGAACTAGATCTTCACCAATTAGCCGAAATCTAAACTACCACGTACAACGATCACGGCCTATTACCAAAAGATCGCAACATAGAAAGTACAAATAGTGATTTTTGTAGGTGCAAGACGAGTCTGTTACAGAGAGTAATACATACAAGTACAATGCTTTTATTTATTTCACAAAGTAATACATCAAGATAATAATGAAGGTTTATCTTTACATAGATAAAGTGTCTTACTAGCTCTCTTCCGATTTGACTAACATGTCACACTCAGACAGAGACACCAGCCTAACACGTTCCTAGATCAAACTAACCCAAGAACCCCTCTGACCCCCTCATGACCCCTAGCCCTTATGTTTTGTGTCTACTCTCATTCGACACCAAAACCCTTATGCTTACGGCCTTCTCTTGAAGTGATACCTATCCCAAGGCACGTCTCTGTCTACTTATACATTTAGACTTCGTGGCTTATCCTTGCCAACTTCTCAAGGAAGAGATATTTCTTATGGAATATTTCCAAAACTTCTTCAAAGCCTCTTGGAAATCTTCCCTTGATGATTTACCCTTCTCCAAGGTAAATCATAGCTAGCTTAGCCTCCAAGTATCTTGTAGTTTAGCTCTACGTCGGCTCCAAGTCCAGTCTTCAAGTCAGCTACACAGCTTTACTTCAGCTTCACTTCATGTAGTACTTCTTGTACGACTTCATGTAGTATTTCATGACTTCATGTAGTACTTCACGACTGGTACATGGACATCTTGAGGAGTTGTTTTTCTTCAACTTCTAAAACTCAGTCCTCACTGCACTAACAATTTTTTAATGCAAATAGAAATAGTGAATTTGCATGAAACTAAGAACATGAACGAGATGTTATCCAGTTTGGATGCAAAACCGCAATCATACGTGTAGCCGGAAACTCTTCAAAATTTACTAAACGCATATGGTTAATAATCGCTGTTACACTCTAGTTCTCTCATCGAACAACTCACGAGAATTTCACTTTTATTCACTATAGAACTCATGAGTGAATGGGGTAAGCAAAGAAATGGGTTGCAGTTGGATCGAAGTGAAGATCAGCAAGGTCGGATCTGGATCAAGCCTAATAACACATTAGCTATAGCCTCCACAATTTTTGAAGGTTTTTATATAAAGTATAGATCCCTAAACTATGGAGAAAATTTTATAAGATTCTTAAGAAATGTTTATAACCCGCAAGTTCTTATATCGGGTGTCATGCTTCTGTTGTGGGAGATACAATGCATCTGAGGATTGAAAGAGCTAAAAGACTTGGTTAGCTTATTGATGATAGATGATGCAAGAAGGATTCATACACGTGTTGGATTCTTCTGTTGTGGTAGAAGGACCACAATTAATTCTATCATCATAATATCAATAGTTAATTATTATCTAAACTATTAAAACATGAGTACAAATAGTACTTAATCCTGAGTTTTTCTAAATAATTACAAGGAAATGTCACTGATCAAAATACAGTAGTTTTACACTTTCCTTAACCCATTCATTTTTTATACCAAATAAACGTTAACCCATCCCGTTCTGTACACAATCTTATTAATTAAATTAGACCAGCACGTATCTTATAGTACTATTCGAAACCAATACTCAAGATTAAATAGTTGACCAACTAGCACATACCTTATATTATTCCAATCAAATACTCCTCTAAAGCTGTGGCTTGTAATAGTTTTTTTTTATTAGCTAACCCATTACAAACCAAACCAAACGATTCATCACAATTTCTTAACCATAATCTAATCGATATTAAGTTTATGGTTTTATATTTTAGCCAATTTATATTCAGTCTATATTTGTTTAGATTATGCATACCAACATTTTGTATATAGATATAATCAAGGTTTGGTTTAGCTAATTTATGGTTTAGCTAATTTAAGGTTTAGCAAATTTATGGTTTTGTGAATTTTCATTTTTTCTGTGCACAAAATCGAAACTAAATATGTTATTTTCCTAATTTATGGTTTACCTAATTTATGGTTTAGCAAATTTATTGTTTGGCGTATTTTCGATTATTTTTTGTACAAAATATAAACTTAATATGCTATATTCCTTTGACAACTCACTGCCATTCAAAAAATGATTCTTAATTCCATGCAATCACTATTAACCGCAGAAGATCATAACTAAATATTTGTTTTTTCGAAAACAAAACAACATCCCAACTTTTTTTTTCCTATTTTTATGTAATCATCATATCAAAAAGGTTATGATCTTTTTTAGGGTTCTAAATGGACCATTCATTACTTATTCATGACATTTTATTTAGCGTTAACCCAACAACATATAAACCCTATCTTGGCCTATATATTGATTTCATACAGATTCATCTTTTTTAATAAGAGTTCCTATATTGCGTTTTAATAGTTTATATATATATATATATTTATTTATTCTCCATTTATATTATTCACATAAATATGTTTTATATCTTTTTCACGTTTTGATGATTTTCTTGTATAAAAAGTAATTAAAAATATAACATTTGCAAATTATTTTTTCCAAACAATAATAAATTTACTGTAAGAAAAATGTCTTGTGTGGTTATTGATACAAAGATATGAATTTAGAAGATTTGTAAACACACATAATATGTGTTCAAAACAAAAAAAATATATGGATGATCCAATTACAATAAAAATGTTATATATCCACATGTTATATAAAACACAAAGTAATATGGTAAAATTTATGTATCTATATTATCATATATTGATATAAACTATAATTCTTTTGAAAAATACATCCGTGCGGGCGTGCGGATCAAAAGCTAGTTCTTCTTAAAATTAGTTAACGACAAAATTACCTAGTCAAAAACACTCCCTAGTTCCATTGCCAATATTGTGCAATTTCTTTGGACACCGTTTATTTACATCTCCCATAAGTAAATCACCTTTTTTTTAAACATACTATATTACTATCTTTACTCTTTACACAAGAAGGAAAGAAAGCTAACCTTTGTTAAAGAAACATGTCGAAGACACCACCAGAGAAACAAGAGTTACCACTAGAAACAAGTCCGTACACGAAGTACGAAGATATAGAAGATTACAAGAAGAACGCTTATGGAACTTCCGGTCACCAGGAGGTTAAGTCTGGCCAAGGCGGCGGCTCAACCGACGCACCGACCCTCTCCGGTAGTGCTCCTCCCTCTGCTATAGATTCAGCTAACCAACAAGCTAAGAAGTGAATCATTCATTATCACAAAACAAACATGTTCTCTTGCCTTTTCTATATGATGCTTTTGCGATAATTTGATTTGTTTAAAAAAAAAAAGATAATTGATTTGTTTTTTTCTCCTTACCTGTTGTTATGATCCATTCTACTCAATT
Proteins encoded in this window:
- the LOC106341373 gene encoding uncharacterized protein LOC106341373; its protein translation is MSKTPPEKQELPLETSPYTKYEDIEDYKKNAYGTSGHQEVKSGQGGGSTDAPTLSGSAPPSAIDSANQQAKK